A genomic window from Nocardioides rotundus includes:
- a CDS encoding GNAT family N-acetyltransferase yields the protein MEEITAAELLADPPTPYVRWELADDPVTRGWRYGDALVVEVARTHQGCHRHPGTTWVATGPAPSLSPLLEGLARVEAAPDRLSLEDVGITPPWPQEVLGRWTWMWSDRLPPPPAVPVVEVADDAAIDALLDAGNPTSWDRPGNRTAEAWLGVEQQGRLVAVGSITRRGSGVGHLQGVTVHPDLRGRGLGVAVSAALTTRAQASGPGVATLGVYTANTPAVRTYERLGYRAPHRFLSGPVRPATGS from the coding sequence GTGGAGGAGATCACCGCGGCCGAGCTGCTCGCCGACCCGCCGACGCCCTATGTCCGCTGGGAGCTGGCCGACGACCCGGTGACCCGGGGGTGGAGGTACGGCGACGCCCTGGTCGTCGAGGTCGCCCGCACGCATCAGGGCTGCCACCGGCACCCCGGCACGACCTGGGTCGCGACCGGCCCGGCCCCCTCGCTGTCCCCGCTGCTGGAGGGGCTGGCGCGGGTCGAGGCGGCACCGGACCGGCTGTCCCTGGAGGACGTCGGCATCACCCCGCCCTGGCCGCAGGAGGTCCTCGGCCGATGGACCTGGATGTGGTCGGATCGTCTGCCCCCGCCGCCCGCCGTGCCCGTGGTCGAGGTGGCCGACGACGCCGCTATCGACGCGCTCCTGGACGCCGGCAACCCGACCTCCTGGGACCGGCCGGGCAACCGCACCGCCGAGGCCTGGCTGGGCGTCGAGCAGCAGGGCCGGCTGGTGGCCGTCGGGTCGATCACCCGGAGGGGCAGCGGCGTCGGGCACCTGCAGGGCGTGACCGTGCACCCGGACCTGCGCGGCCGGGGTCTGGGCGTGGCGGTGAGCGCGGCGCTGACGACGCGGGCGCAGGCGAGCGGGCCGGGGGTGGCGACGCTGGGCGTCTACACCGCGAACACCCCAGCGGTGCGCACCTA